GGAGGTACCATAACCATATGGCTCTGAAGAAGACGACCGTCATGGTCGACGAAGAGGACCTGGCTCTGGTCAAGGAGGCCGCGGCGCGCGAGGGTCGACCGGAGTCGGAGTACTTCCGGGAGGCGTTCCACATCGCGGCGCTGCGCACCCGGCGCTGGAGTGAGGACTGGGACATTCCTCGCCTGGACTTCGGTGGTCCGGTCACCGCTGAGGAGATCGACCGAGCGGTCTCGGACGGCGTGGCGGACGCCGAGTGATCGTCATCGGCGACACCTCCGGTCTGGTCGCCGCCCTCAACGTCTCGGACGCCGAGCACGAGCCCGCCCGCACCGCCATGCGCCAGGCCGCGCTCACCGTGGTCTCACCCCTTGTGATCTTGGAGATCGAACACATCACCACCCGCAACATCGACCGCCGGGCGGCCCGCTCGGTGAACGACTGGCTCCTGTCGCAGGAACGTACCGGGCGCGTGGCCATCCCCGAGTTGTCCGCCGTCACCCTGCGCAGGGCTCGGGTAGTCCAGAACCGCTACGCGGCCCTGCGACTCGATCTGACCGACGCGGTGAACGTCGTCCTGGCCGAGGCATACGACACCGAGGTCATCCTGACGCTCGACCGTCGAGACTTCAGAGCCATCACCCCGCTCACCGGCACGCACGCCTTCCGCCTCCTGCCCGACGACCTGTAGCCGCTGCCGCCACCCGTGCCGGATGCGTGCCGGAACAGGCGGGGAATCGGGGTCACCAGCGGGTACGGCAAGGGGCCCGCAGCGCATGCCTGCGGCGACATTCGCACAGGCCAAACCCCACATCCGGCCCGTTTCGCACGGTGATCCCCAAGCCCAGAGCGCAAGTTCGATTCTCGTCGCCCGCTCCAACGGCAAAGACCCAGGTCAGGGGCTCTGCCCCCAACCTGGGCCGTCGTGTTGCCCAGACCGACTCACGAGCCGCAAGCCCGTTGCGTGCCCGATCCATCCGCTGCCCCTTCTCCTCAGGGGCCAGCTCTCGTTCCACCGAGCAGGTGTGTGGAGCACCGAGGCGCTCGGCGTCACCTCCTGGCGGCCTGCGGCGCACGCCCGGCGCGCGCGCTCGCGAGCCGCGCCCGGTCAGACGGGCGTGGCGGGCGCCCCGGCGTGGCACGATGACAACGGAACGCCAATGAGACCCGGCGGCGCGGTAGTTGGAGGGGATGTCAATGAGCGGTGCGAGCAAGGGAATCGCGAAGGCCGAGGTGCAGCTGCGGTGGGACCCGAGCCCGTCGGGGGCCGCGTCCCACGACCTCGACATCATCGCGGCCACCTACCGTGCGGACGACCCGCACGGTGAGCCGGTCTACCTGGTGCACTTCGACCGCCGTTCACCGGACGGCACGATCACGCTCAGCCGGGACAGCACCACGGGGCAGGGCTTCGGTTACGACGAGGTCATGACGTTCGAGCTCGGCCGCCTCGCGGACACCTACGGCCGCGTGGTCGTCGGCGTGGCGATCCAGCAGCGCGGCGGGCGCAAGACGTTCGGCGACGTCTCCGGCACGCGGGTCCGCGTCACCGAGGGCCACATCGAACTGGCCCAGGACGACCTGGCCTCGGTCGCCGGGTCGAACGCGGCCACCGTCGCCGAGTTCACGCGGGACGGCGCGGCCGGGTGGACGTTCCGCACGCACCTGCGCGGGTTCGAGGTGAGCGGGCCCGACGAGTTCACCAGGCTCATGGGAGCGCCCGCGGCGTGACGGACTGCCGCAGGCGTCTGCCGAGCGGTGGCAGCACCAGCAGGCAGAGCGTCGTGGCGAGCAGCCAGCCGGCCACCACGTCCGACATCCAGTGCACGCCCATGTAGACGCGGGTGAGCCCGACCGCGACCCCCCACGCGGCGGGCACCGCGATGGCCAGGGCCCGCGTGGCCGTGCGGTGGCAGTAGGGCAGCAGCGCGGCGGCCAGGCCGATGGCCGTCAGCGCCCCCGTGGTGGCGTGCCCCGAGGGCAGCGAGGCGTTGTTGGCGTGCCGCGTCCAGTCCTCGATCGGGGGGCGCGGCCGGTCGAGCGCGTTGACCAGCAGGAACCGCGCGAACTGCGCGATCAGCAGCGCCGCGAGGCCGGTCAGCGCGCCGATCCACCACGCCCGCGGCACGACGAGCGCGCCGGCCAGGGCCGCGAGCACGTGCGGAACGCCCCGGTTCCCCGTGTCGGTGATGAACGTGACCACGTCGACGCCCGTGTCCGTGCGCCGGTCGAGCGCCCACTCGTGCAGGGTCCGGTCCGGGCCGATCGGCGCGCCGTCGGCGAGCGCGGACCACAGGACCACGGCGGCGAACAGCACGGCCGTGACCGTCGCGTACAGGACGTTCCGTGGCATGTCAGGCCACCGCACCCTTCAGGAACAGGCCCGTCGTGGCCTCACTGGTCCGTTCGACCCCCAGGTCGTCGCGACCCGCGAGCGGCACCGCCGCCTCGATCAGCCCGGCGTAGAGGGTGAACAGCACCTCGGGCGGCACGTCGCCGCGCAGCGTCCCCTCGGCCGCGCCGCGCCGGAAGAGGGCGAGCACCGGCCGCCCGAGCCGCCGGTCCACCTCGCGCCCCGCCGCCGCGCCGCCGGGCCGCAGGAACGCCGTGTAGCGGCTGCCGGTGCCAAGGAACGCGCGGGTCAGCCGGGCCACCGCCTCGGCGACCGGGACGGTGTCGAGGCGGGCGGCGGCTATGCGTTCCGCCAACTCGTCGAGCGCGGCCTCGGACAGCGCGGCGAGCAGGGCC
Above is a genomic segment from Streptomyces marincola containing:
- a CDS encoding ribbon-helix-helix protein, CopG family — its product is MALKKTTVMVDEEDLALVKEAAAREGRPESEYFREAFHIAALRTRRWSEDWDIPRLDFGGPVTAEEIDRAVSDGVADAE
- a CDS encoding PIN domain-containing protein produces the protein MIVIGDTSGLVAALNVSDAEHEPARTAMRQAALTVVSPLVILEIEHITTRNIDRRAARSVNDWLLSQERTGRVAIPELSAVTLRRARVVQNRYAALRLDLTDAVNVVLAEAYDTEVILTLDRRDFRAITPLTGTHAFRLLPDDL
- a CDS encoding TerD family protein, with protein sequence MSGASKGIAKAEVQLRWDPSPSGAASHDLDIIAATYRADDPHGEPVYLVHFDRRSPDGTITLSRDSTTGQGFGYDEVMTFELGRLADTYGRVVVGVAIQQRGGRKTFGDVSGTRVRVTEGHIELAQDDLASVAGSNAATVAEFTRDGAAGWTFRTHLRGFEVSGPDEFTRLMGAPAA
- a CDS encoding phosphatase PAP2 family protein, with product MPRNVLYATVTAVLFAAVVLWSALADGAPIGPDRTLHEWALDRRTDTGVDVVTFITDTGNRGVPHVLAALAGALVVPRAWWIGALTGLAALLIAQFARFLLVNALDRPRPPIEDWTRHANNASLPSGHATTGALTAIGLAAALLPYCHRTATRALAIAVPAAWGVAVGLTRVYMGVHWMSDVVAGWLLATTLCLLVLPPLGRRLRQSVTPRALP
- a CDS encoding TetR/AcrR family transcriptional regulator, whose protein sequence is MSRKPALKDHLATSVLDAAAAVLTERGRNASMADIASAAGVGRATLYRYFPTREALLAALSEAALDELAERIAAARLDTVPVAEAVARLTRAFLGTGSRYTAFLRPGGAAAGREVDRRLGRPVLALFRRGAAEGTLRGDVPPEVLFTLYAGLIEAAVPLAGRDDLGVERTSEATTGLFLKGAVA